From Caulobacter segnis, a single genomic window includes:
- a CDS encoding TonB-dependent receptor codes for MSHHRSKTVILRCSASLIVMATALGASSAFAQDAAAAKPDVAEVGEVVVTAQKRSERLVEVPIAVSAVSADALEKAQINDTASLSKAVPSLSFQQGNNPNNSTFRVRGVGAQLFGQAVEPAVSVVVDGVVGARSAQGFADLADIERIEVLRGPQGTLFGKNATAGVLNIVTLKPDDYFNGKVDATIAEDNEYRIKGTVTGPIAEGLNGRVSGFYNHVGGFIRNVATGKDTNGFESWGVRGKLELDKGGPFTALLTAEVREIDANCCSRVPVKVVTPAIQTLLGSIVASPDNRQVSNDDASYSFSQLASVSLQTDYDLGQATITSISAYQHWKSKDQFEPDQIVSNPVRYVGNFGYAQWNANASSTAYDAWSEELRIASNGSTPLTYVAGVYLAGLDMDRGLDRRQVRCASGVIGQTCTGAQTGLSSGFRGNFKSKSSAIFGQADYNLVAGLHVLGGLRVSYEKQTVTGNRYVPVVAGDLPFAGLTNDSGTSTRDDTAVTGKAGLRYEFNRNTNMYASYTRGYKAFALDIDAGTTFSDNKGLNPEHVDAYEIGLKTRTLDGKLDVNIAVFRTDFANLQVQAIDQTNGNFQVRLLNAGQSRSQGFEIESTWRPVSGLSIPVGFTYLDATIDVNGQTCAFQQQAAAQTFAANYPVNTCYKRQTTSGGVTTTSSPIIDVKGGKLPLAPRYRVNLAPRYDFDLNADWRAFVQANINYQSRQIFQINQDPLLEQKGYTQVDLSVGVSTGKISLTAFAKNVFDKTYYSQLNHGTILTAAATPYDLWANIPKDADRYFGATLGYRF; via the coding sequence ATGAGCCATCATCGCTCTAAGACCGTCATTCTTCGCTGTTCCGCCAGCCTGATCGTGATGGCGACCGCGCTGGGCGCGTCGTCGGCGTTCGCGCAGGACGCTGCCGCGGCCAAGCCCGATGTCGCCGAGGTCGGCGAAGTCGTGGTCACGGCCCAGAAGCGTTCCGAGCGCCTCGTTGAAGTGCCGATCGCCGTCAGCGCCGTCAGCGCCGACGCCCTGGAAAAGGCGCAGATCAACGACACCGCCTCGCTGAGCAAGGCCGTTCCGTCGCTGAGCTTCCAGCAGGGCAACAACCCCAACAACAGCACCTTCCGTGTCCGTGGCGTCGGCGCCCAGCTGTTCGGCCAGGCGGTCGAGCCAGCCGTGTCGGTCGTCGTCGACGGTGTGGTCGGCGCGCGTTCGGCCCAGGGCTTCGCCGACCTGGCGGACATCGAGCGCATCGAGGTGCTGCGCGGCCCGCAGGGGACGCTGTTCGGCAAGAACGCCACCGCCGGCGTCCTGAACATCGTCACCCTGAAGCCCGACGACTACTTCAACGGCAAGGTCGACGCGACGATCGCCGAGGACAATGAGTACCGCATCAAGGGCACCGTCACCGGACCGATCGCCGAGGGGCTGAACGGCCGCGTCAGCGGTTTCTACAACCATGTCGGCGGCTTCATCCGCAACGTGGCCACCGGCAAGGACACCAACGGCTTCGAGAGCTGGGGCGTGCGCGGCAAGCTCGAGCTGGACAAGGGCGGTCCGTTCACGGCCCTGCTGACCGCCGAGGTTCGCGAGATCGACGCCAACTGCTGCTCGCGCGTGCCGGTGAAGGTGGTCACGCCGGCCATTCAGACGCTGCTCGGCTCGATCGTCGCTTCGCCGGACAACCGCCAGGTGTCCAACGACGACGCCAGCTACAGCTTCAGCCAGCTGGCGTCCGTGTCGCTGCAGACTGACTATGATCTAGGCCAAGCGACCATCACCTCGATCTCGGCCTATCAGCACTGGAAGTCCAAGGACCAGTTCGAGCCCGACCAGATCGTCTCGAACCCGGTTCGCTACGTCGGCAACTTCGGTTACGCGCAGTGGAACGCCAACGCTTCGTCGACCGCCTATGACGCCTGGTCGGAAGAGTTGCGGATCGCGTCCAACGGTTCGACGCCGCTGACCTATGTCGCGGGTGTCTATCTGGCGGGCCTGGACATGGACCGGGGGCTGGATCGCCGGCAGGTCCGCTGCGCCTCGGGCGTGATCGGCCAGACCTGCACCGGCGCCCAAACGGGCCTTTCGTCGGGTTTCCGCGGCAACTTCAAGAGCAAGAGCTCGGCGATCTTCGGCCAGGCCGACTACAACCTCGTGGCCGGCCTGCACGTCCTGGGCGGCCTGCGCGTCTCCTATGAGAAGCAGACCGTGACAGGGAACCGCTATGTGCCGGTGGTCGCGGGCGATCTGCCGTTCGCGGGCCTGACGAACGACAGCGGGACCTCGACGCGCGACGACACCGCCGTCACCGGCAAGGCCGGCCTGCGCTACGAGTTCAACCGCAACACCAACATGTATGCGAGCTACACCCGCGGCTATAAGGCCTTCGCGCTGGACATCGACGCGGGCACCACCTTCTCGGACAACAAGGGTCTCAACCCGGAACATGTCGACGCCTACGAGATCGGCCTGAAGACGCGCACGTTGGACGGCAAGCTCGACGTCAACATCGCTGTCTTCCGCACCGACTTCGCCAACCTGCAGGTCCAGGCGATCGACCAGACCAACGGCAATTTCCAGGTCCGTCTGCTGAACGCCGGCCAATCGCGCTCGCAGGGTTTCGAGATCGAGTCGACCTGGCGTCCGGTCAGCGGCCTGTCGATCCCGGTCGGCTTCACCTATCTGGACGCCACGATCGACGTGAACGGCCAGACCTGCGCCTTCCAGCAGCAGGCCGCGGCCCAGACCTTCGCGGCCAACTACCCGGTCAACACCTGCTACAAGCGCCAGACCACCAGCGGCGGCGTCACCACGACGTCCAGCCCGATCATCGACGTGAAGGGCGGCAAGCTGCCGCTGGCCCCGCGCTATCGCGTCAACCTGGCTCCGCGCTACGACTTCGACCTGAACGCCGACTGGCGGGCGTTCGTGCAGGCCAACATCAACTACCAATCGCGCCAGATCTTCCAGATCAACCAGGATCCGCTGCTCGAGCAGAAGGGCTACACCCAGGTCGATCTCAGCGTCGGCGTGTCGACGGGCAAGATCAGCCTGACCGCGTTCGCCAAGAACGTCTTCGACAAGACCTACTACTCGCAGCTGAACCACGGCACGATCCTGACCGCCGCCGCGACGCCCTACGACCTGTGGGCCAACATTCCCAAGGACGCCGACCGCTACTTCGGCGCTACCCTGGGCTATCGCTTCTGA
- a CDS encoding MFS transporter — protein sequence MNQQTSNPASDGQPRWPSPASAWYAAVILMLANTLAFIDRQALALLVQPIKQDLQISDTAISLLYGLSFTIFYVAVGLPVAWLADRSNRRNIVVASVAIWSLMTSLCGLARNFPMLFLARVGVGAGEGGFSPSAYSMLADYFPKERLPAAMGVYQMGVYLGGAGALLIGGLIATVIPPESLVTLPLLGAVKGWHIVFLLLGVPGLLLSLLLLTVREPARMSATGQAGAAERASLGELFRHLGRHAGAYVGIGLGFALMIFVGNGTGAWIPAFLTRKFGWTTAEIGHSYGLVVFLCGTTGALTGGFVASLLRKRGHDKANLLTAVFGFVALIPITVSFPLMPTAGLSLGLIGLMNFFAGFNFGGGLAALQELTPNRMRALVSAGYLLTINLIGAALGPTAVAVVTDYWFHDPSRLPQAISVTCAIASPLSVVMLLIGLRGYSHALKTSTNA from the coding sequence GTGAACCAGCAGACATCCAATCCCGCCTCGGACGGGCAGCCGCGTTGGCCTTCGCCGGCCTCGGCCTGGTACGCGGCCGTCATCCTGATGCTGGCCAACACCCTGGCGTTCATCGACCGCCAGGCGCTGGCGCTGCTGGTCCAGCCCATCAAACAGGATCTGCAGATTTCCGACACCGCCATCAGCCTGCTCTACGGGCTGAGCTTCACGATCTTCTACGTCGCCGTGGGCCTTCCCGTCGCATGGCTGGCCGATCGCTCGAACCGCCGCAATATCGTCGTGGCGTCCGTGGCGATCTGGAGCCTGATGACCTCGCTCTGCGGTCTGGCGCGCAACTTCCCCATGCTGTTCCTGGCGCGGGTCGGCGTCGGGGCGGGGGAGGGAGGCTTCAGCCCCTCGGCCTATTCGATGCTGGCCGACTATTTTCCCAAGGAGCGGCTGCCGGCCGCCATGGGCGTTTATCAGATGGGCGTCTATCTGGGCGGCGCCGGCGCGCTCCTGATCGGCGGCCTGATCGCCACCGTGATCCCGCCCGAAAGCCTCGTGACCCTGCCGCTGCTCGGGGCGGTGAAGGGCTGGCACATCGTCTTCCTGCTGCTGGGCGTCCCGGGCCTGCTGCTGTCGCTGCTGCTGCTGACCGTACGCGAGCCGGCGCGAATGTCGGCGACGGGCCAGGCGGGAGCGGCCGAGCGCGCTAGCCTCGGCGAGCTGTTCCGCCACCTGGGCCGTCATGCCGGCGCCTATGTCGGCATCGGTCTGGGCTTTGCGCTGATGATCTTCGTCGGCAACGGCACCGGCGCCTGGATCCCGGCCTTCCTGACCCGCAAGTTCGGATGGACCACGGCCGAGATCGGCCATTCGTACGGCCTGGTTGTGTTCCTCTGCGGCACCACCGGCGCGCTGACGGGCGGCTTCGTGGCCAGCCTCCTGCGCAAGCGCGGACACGACAAGGCCAACCTGCTGACGGCGGTGTTCGGCTTCGTCGCCCTGATCCCGATCACCGTCAGCTTTCCCCTGATGCCGACGGCGGGGCTGTCCCTGGGCCTGATCGGCCTGATGAACTTCTTCGCCGGCTTCAACTTCGGCGGCGGTCTGGCGGCCTTGCAGGAGCTGACGCCCAACCGCATGCGGGCGCTGGTCTCGGCGGGCTACCTCCTGACGATCAACCTGATCGGCGCGGCGCTCGGCCCGACGGCCGTGGCCGTGGTGACCGACTACTGGTTCCACGACCCGAGCCGCCTGCCGCAAGCCATTTCGGTGACCTGCGCGATCGCCTCGCCGCTGTCGGTGGTGATGCTGCTCATCGGGCTGCGGGGCTACAGCCACGCCCTCAAGACTTCCACCAACGCCTGA
- the gtdA gene encoding gentisate 1,2-dioxygenase has translation MTTHLPNDQRSQLEDLYREMDPSALTPLWEVLAALVKPEPRPQAIAHRWSYDEARGYLMRAGDLISAEQAERRVLVLENPGIRGQSAITGSLYAGLQLILPGEIAPCHRHTQCALRFVMEGSGAYTTVDGEKAVMNPFDLVLTPNWQWHDHGNPSDKPMIWLDGLDIPTVRIFDTTFSERLDDKVHPETAPAGATLATYGGNLRPFRGSAADRRPAERPLFHYPYVQWRQALTVMAQSAAIDPHLGHALEFTNPADGGPVLPTISAHVRLIPAGFETRPRRATDGAVFVVCEGRGRARIGDTEVELRERDVFVVPCWQSLVLQADEDLVLFAYSDKASQQKLGLYKEESQ, from the coding sequence ATGACCACGCATCTGCCCAATGACCAGCGATCGCAGCTCGAGGATCTGTACCGCGAGATGGACCCCAGCGCCCTGACGCCGCTGTGGGAGGTGCTGGCGGCCCTGGTCAAGCCGGAGCCCCGTCCGCAGGCCATCGCCCACAGGTGGTCCTACGATGAGGCGCGCGGCTATCTGATGCGCGCGGGGGACCTAATCAGCGCCGAACAGGCCGAACGCCGGGTTCTGGTGCTGGAAAACCCTGGCATCCGGGGACAGTCGGCGATCACCGGCAGCCTCTATGCCGGCCTGCAGCTGATCCTGCCCGGCGAGATCGCGCCCTGCCACCGCCATACCCAATGCGCGCTGCGCTTCGTGATGGAAGGCAGCGGCGCCTACACCACGGTGGACGGCGAGAAGGCGGTGATGAACCCCTTCGACCTGGTGCTGACGCCCAACTGGCAGTGGCACGATCACGGCAATCCCTCCGACAAGCCGATGATCTGGCTCGACGGCCTGGACATCCCGACCGTGCGGATCTTCGACACGACCTTCTCCGAACGGCTGGACGACAAAGTCCATCCCGAGACCGCGCCCGCCGGCGCGACCCTGGCCACCTATGGGGGCAACCTGAGGCCCTTCCGCGGATCGGCCGCAGACCGCCGGCCCGCCGAGCGTCCGCTGTTCCACTATCCCTATGTCCAATGGCGCCAGGCGCTGACCGTGATGGCCCAGAGCGCGGCGATCGATCCGCATCTCGGTCACGCCCTGGAGTTCACCAATCCGGCCGATGGCGGGCCCGTGCTGCCGACGATCTCGGCTCATGTCCGGCTGATCCCGGCCGGCTTCGAGACCCGCCCGCGCCGCGCCACCGACGGCGCCGTCTTCGTCGTGTGCGAGGGCAGGGGGCGCGCGCGGATCGGCGACACCGAGGTCGAGCTTCGCGAGCGCGACGTGTTCGTCGTCCCGTGCTGGCAATCGCTGGTCCTGCAAGCCGACGAGGACCTGGTGCTGTTCGCCTATTCGGACAAGGCCTCCCAGCAAAAGCTTGGTCTGTACAAAGAGGAATCTCAATGA
- a CDS encoding fumarylacetoacetate hydrolase family protein: MSVLFDVPAAPVVKTTDGKAFPVRRVFCIGRNYAAHAREMGRDPDAEPPFFFTKWAETVVPSGSEIAYPGETENFHYEAELVVAIGKGGRRIAVEDAASHIYGHAIGLDMTRRDLQLVAREKGRPWDTGKNVEQSSPIGLIHPIAETGELTSGAIRLAVNDTVKQDADLAELIWSVNEVIAYVSRFYRLEPGDLIYTGTPAGVGAVVPGDRIVVTIAGLSDCVVTIGPPAED; encoded by the coding sequence ATGAGCGTTCTGTTCGACGTTCCGGCCGCTCCGGTCGTCAAGACCACCGACGGCAAGGCCTTCCCGGTCCGCCGAGTCTTCTGCATTGGGCGCAACTACGCCGCCCACGCGCGGGAGATGGGGCGCGATCCCGACGCCGAACCGCCGTTCTTCTTCACCAAGTGGGCCGAAACGGTCGTCCCCAGCGGATCCGAGATCGCCTATCCCGGTGAGACCGAGAACTTCCACTACGAAGCCGAGCTGGTCGTGGCTATCGGCAAGGGCGGCCGCCGGATCGCGGTCGAGGACGCCGCGAGCCATATCTACGGCCATGCGATCGGCCTCGACATGACGCGTCGGGACTTGCAATTGGTCGCCCGCGAAAAGGGCCGGCCCTGGGACACCGGAAAGAACGTCGAGCAATCCTCGCCCATCGGCCTGATCCATCCGATCGCCGAGACCGGCGAACTGACTTCGGGCGCCATTCGCCTGGCCGTCAACGACACGGTGAAGCAGGACGCCGACCTGGCCGAGCTGATCTGGTCGGTGAATGAAGTCATCGCCTACGTCTCGCGGTTCTACCGCCTTGAGCCGGGCGACTTGATCTACACCGGCACGCCCGCGGGCGTCGGCGCCGTGGTTCCGGGCGACAGGATCGTGGTCACCATCGCCGGCCTCTCCGACTGCGTGGTCACCATCGGCCCACCGGCCGAGGACTGA
- the maiA gene encoding maleylacetoacetate isomerase produces the protein MLLHGFFRSGASHRVRIALNLKGLAYESRTYVLREGEQRSAAYLALNPEGLVPALELSDGVVLTQSLAICEYLDEIHPEPPLLPRDPVRRAQVRAFAQAIACDVHPVQNLKVLRRVEALTGSEEASVAWARETIQAGLDVCEQRAAREEGPFCFGDAVTLADICLIPQLGNARRFGAELRWPRLLAVEAACDALEVFQRAAPRNQPDAA, from the coding sequence GTGCTGCTGCACGGCTTCTTCCGCTCGGGCGCCTCGCACCGGGTCCGCATCGCCCTGAACCTGAAGGGCCTGGCCTATGAAAGCCGGACCTACGTCCTGCGCGAGGGCGAGCAGCGGTCGGCCGCCTATCTGGCGCTCAATCCCGAGGGGCTGGTGCCAGCGCTTGAGCTTTCCGACGGCGTCGTGCTGACCCAGTCGCTGGCGATCTGCGAATATCTGGACGAGATCCATCCCGAGCCGCCGCTGCTGCCCCGCGATCCGGTCCGCCGCGCCCAGGTCCGAGCCTTCGCCCAGGCCATCGCCTGTGACGTGCATCCGGTTCAGAACCTGAAGGTCCTACGGCGTGTCGAGGCCCTGACGGGCAGCGAAGAGGCGTCCGTCGCTTGGGCGCGGGAGACCATCCAGGCGGGCCTGGACGTCTGCGAACAGAGAGCCGCGCGCGAAGAGGGGCCGTTCTGCTTCGGCGACGCGGTCACCCTCGCCGACATCTGCCTGATCCCCCAGCTGGGCAACGCGCGACGTTTCGGCGCCGAGCTTCGTTGGCCGCGGTTGCTGGCCGTGGAGGCGGCCTGCGACGCGCTCGAGGTCTTCCAACGCGCCGCGCCGCGAAACCAACCCGACGCGGCCTGA
- a CDS encoding beta-glucosidase family protein — MLSIDTPPTQGAATGWDVPMEGAEDEVARGLIAQMTLAEKVEMMSGRGFFTQLAEDNRVWGARPYRAGSGNARLGVPPLLFTDGPRGVNREGSTCFPCSMARGATFDADLERRIGEVIGIEARARGCTFTGAVCINLLRHPAWGRAQETYGEDSWHLGVMGAALGAGIQAHNVIGTVKHFAVNSMENARFKVDVRIDERTLHEVYLPHFRYCLDAGVASVMGAYNKVNGEYCGHHHELLTDILRGEWGFDGFTHSDWVRGVREVRGAAAGLDIENPEPLVFGEALVAAVENGEIAEAVVDEACLRILRIQIRFARRTDPLPVYDERLVASERHIALAREAATKAAVLLENDGVLPLAAGKLGKLAVLGRLAALPNVGDNGSSRVKPPYVVTPLIGLQRALGEDRVLHADESDLVAVAAVAGQADACVVVVGYTAEEEGEYIIGDIALGADKDASPKGVGPRTSISDRPIGGDRASLGLPEEQVALIRAAAASGKPVIVVIVAGSAVMVEEWREAANAIVLGFYSGMEGGVALADLLLGQANFSGRLPFTVARDAGDYPFFDADADSIEYGYWHGYAKFDREAIEPRYPFGHGLSYTRYAQSQLRAWREGDEIVASIQVANTGDVAGEQVVQCYIGPPGVAAERPLSTLRAFTRVALAAGEAKVVELRVPLETLRWRDPTHHDWKLELGAYKVFVGASSRDLASVEVIVA, encoded by the coding sequence ATGCTTTCGATCGACACCCCGCCGACCCAGGGCGCGGCGACCGGCTGGGATGTGCCGATGGAAGGCGCCGAGGACGAGGTCGCCCGCGGCCTCATCGCCCAGATGACCCTCGCCGAAAAGGTCGAGATGATGTCCGGGCGTGGCTTCTTCACCCAGCTCGCCGAAGACAACCGCGTCTGGGGCGCCCGGCCCTATCGCGCCGGCAGCGGCAATGCGCGGCTGGGCGTTCCGCCGCTGTTGTTCACCGACGGACCGCGCGGCGTGAACCGCGAGGGCTCGACCTGCTTTCCCTGTTCGATGGCGCGCGGGGCGACGTTCGACGCCGACCTCGAGCGCCGGATCGGCGAGGTGATCGGCATCGAGGCGCGCGCGCGTGGCTGCACCTTCACCGGCGCCGTCTGCATCAACCTTCTGCGCCATCCCGCCTGGGGACGGGCGCAGGAAACCTATGGCGAGGACAGCTGGCACCTGGGCGTCATGGGCGCAGCCCTCGGCGCGGGGATCCAGGCCCACAACGTGATCGGCACCGTCAAGCACTTCGCGGTGAACTCGATGGAGAACGCGCGCTTCAAGGTCGACGTGCGCATCGACGAGCGGACGCTGCACGAGGTCTATCTGCCCCACTTCCGCTATTGCCTGGACGCGGGCGTGGCTTCGGTCATGGGGGCCTACAACAAGGTCAACGGCGAGTACTGCGGTCATCACCACGAACTGCTGACGGACATTCTGCGCGGCGAGTGGGGCTTCGACGGCTTCACCCATTCCGACTGGGTGCGCGGCGTGCGCGAGGTGCGCGGCGCGGCGGCTGGCCTGGACATCGAAAACCCCGAGCCGCTGGTTTTCGGCGAAGCTCTTGTGGCGGCGGTCGAGAATGGCGAGATCGCCGAGGCGGTCGTGGACGAAGCCTGCCTGCGCATTCTGCGCATCCAGATCCGCTTTGCGCGGCGGACGGATCCGCTGCCCGTCTATGACGAGCGTCTGGTCGCGTCCGAGCGCCATATCGCCCTGGCGCGCGAAGCCGCGACCAAGGCGGCGGTGCTGCTCGAGAACGATGGCGTCCTGCCGCTGGCGGCGGGCAAGCTCGGCAAGCTGGCCGTCCTGGGGCGGCTGGCCGCGCTTCCGAATGTCGGCGACAACGGCTCCAGCCGGGTCAAGCCGCCGTACGTCGTCACGCCCCTGATCGGCCTGCAACGGGCGCTGGGCGAGGACCGCGTGCTGCATGCCGACGAGAGCGACCTGGTCGCGGTCGCCGCCGTCGCAGGCCAGGCCGACGCCTGCGTCGTCGTCGTCGGCTATACGGCCGAGGAGGAGGGCGAGTACATCATCGGCGATATCGCCCTCGGCGCCGACAAGGACGCTTCGCCGAAGGGCGTTGGCCCTCGCACCAGCATCTCCGATCGCCCTATCGGCGGGGATCGGGCGTCGCTGGGCCTTCCCGAAGAACAGGTCGCGCTGATCCGCGCCGCCGCCGCGTCGGGCAAGCCGGTCATCGTCGTGATCGTGGCGGGTTCAGCGGTCATGGTCGAGGAATGGCGCGAGGCGGCCAATGCGATCGTGCTGGGCTTCTATTCGGGGATGGAGGGCGGCGTGGCCCTGGCCGACCTGCTGCTGGGCCAAGCCAACTTCTCGGGCCGCCTGCCGTTCACGGTGGCCCGCGACGCCGGCGACTATCCGTTCTTCGACGCCGACGCCGACAGCATCGAGTACGGCTATTGGCACGGATACGCCAAGTTCGATCGCGAGGCGATCGAGCCGCGCTATCCCTTTGGCCACGGCCTGTCCTACACGCGCTACGCGCAAAGCCAGCTTCGGGCGTGGCGGGAAGGCGACGAGATTGTCGCCAGCATCCAGGTCGCCAACACCGGCGACGTCGCCGGCGAGCAGGTGGTGCAGTGCTACATCGGTCCGCCGGGCGTTGCGGCCGAGCGTCCGCTGAGCACCCTGCGCGCCTTCACACGGGTCGCCCTCGCGGCGGGCGAAGCCAAGGTGGTCGAGCTCCGCGTTCCGCTCGAAACCCTGCGCTGGCGCGATCCCACGCATCACGACTGGAAGCTGGAGCTCGGCGCCTACAAGGTCTTCGTGGGGGCGTCATCTCGCGACCTGGCCAGCGTCGAGGTGATCGTCGCCTAG
- a CDS encoding LacI family DNA-binding transcriptional regulator: MTIQAVAARANVSAMTVSHVLNGTKRVREETRHAVLDAVKTLGYVPNKAARQLASANAIQIGIVYRNAENEFLSAMLVGCLNAAANLGAQVLLRKCDTLEVDDAMEAVDWLVRGGANALLLNPPYCELLSDAGVTDRIDVPISAIAQGDPLPGIDCVGVDERAAACDMTTHLIERGHRRIGFVTGPQGQMATRARLDGYRLACAKHGIEIDPELIAAGNYSFGSGLAAGEALLNLRTPPTAIFASNDDMAAGVSLVAHQRGLKIPEDLAIAGFDDAPIAAKIWPPLSTVRQDVEALARRGVEMLVDRHRAKLGKARETVAIEDARAERKRHQVIARGST, from the coding sequence GTGACGATCCAGGCGGTGGCGGCCCGGGCCAACGTGTCGGCGATGACCGTGTCCCACGTCCTCAACGGGACGAAGCGGGTGCGCGAAGAGACCCGGCACGCGGTTCTCGATGCGGTCAAGACGCTGGGCTACGTGCCCAACAAGGCCGCGCGGCAGCTGGCTTCGGCCAACGCCATCCAGATCGGCATCGTCTATCGCAACGCCGAGAACGAGTTTCTCAGCGCCATGCTCGTCGGCTGCCTCAACGCCGCGGCCAACCTCGGCGCTCAGGTGCTCCTACGCAAGTGCGACACGCTGGAGGTGGACGACGCCATGGAGGCGGTCGACTGGCTGGTGCGGGGCGGCGCCAACGCCCTCCTGCTCAATCCCCCCTATTGCGAGCTGCTGAGCGACGCCGGCGTCACCGACCGCATCGACGTGCCGATCTCGGCCATCGCCCAGGGCGATCCCCTTCCCGGCATCGACTGCGTGGGCGTCGACGAGCGGGCGGCGGCCTGCGACATGACCACCCACCTGATCGAGCGCGGCCATCGCCGGATCGGCTTCGTCACTGGTCCGCAAGGCCAGATGGCCACCCGCGCACGCCTTGACGGCTATCGGCTCGCCTGCGCCAAGCACGGCATCGAGATCGATCCCGAGCTGATCGCGGCCGGGAACTACTCGTTCGGATCGGGGCTCGCCGCCGGCGAAGCCCTGCTGAACCTCCGCACGCCGCCAACGGCGATCTTCGCCAGCAACGACGACATGGCGGCGGGCGTCAGCCTGGTCGCTCACCAGCGCGGCCTGAAGATCCCCGAGGACCTGGCCATCGCCGGCTTCGACGACGCGCCGATCGCCGCCAAGATCTGGCCCCCGCTCTCGACCGTGCGCCAGGACGTCGAGGCGCTGGCGCGTCGCGGTGTCGAGATGCTCGTCGATCGCCATCGGGCCAAGCTTGGCAAGGCCAGGGAGACCGTCGCGATCGAAGACGCCCGCGCCGAGCGGAAGCGCCATCAGGTCATCGCTCGCGGCTCGACCTGA
- a CDS encoding sulfatase encodes MASQADKMKDSALGVSSPPRRRRLRGLLVACSALLAVQVLSGGAVAQAAETAPRTPTAARVAEQGRPNVLLIISDDLNTRLGTYGGAALTPNIDRLASEGVRFDQAYSQFPWCAPSRASFLTGLRPSAVGVLDLHTPLRNKVADLVTLPEYFRQSGYFTARSGKIFHQEVPSGVGHAGPDDPQSWNVALNPAGRDLPLEPKMHNLTPGLGRGSTLGWLDGDGPDNAYTDGKVADDVIALLSRQKTGGQPFFIAAGFYRPHTPEISPKAYFERYPQASIATTPVKDATKPLDITSAWSPDDFGMNTEEQKAFIRAYYASTSYMDAQVGRILEALKARGLDRNTIVVFVSDHGFLLGEHHQWMKNVLWEQSTRVPLIIRAPGMAGNGGQSGKLVELVDLFPTLVDLAGLKPVAANQGSSMAGLLKDPGDKAWDKPAFSQIAGGRSVRSGPWRYTEWQAGKLGRELYNVEQDPQEARNLVDDPANAAVIARLSAMLPKDVEVRRKPLAYDPAADCLHMPPNLAKAVGTACQARLDP; translated from the coding sequence ATGGCTTCACAGGCCGACAAGATGAAGGATTCGGCGCTCGGTGTAAGCTCGCCACCTCGCCGCCGGCGGCTGCGCGGCCTGCTGGTCGCGTGTTCGGCGTTGTTGGCGGTTCAGGTGCTTTCGGGCGGCGCCGTGGCCCAGGCGGCCGAGACGGCGCCACGGACGCCGACGGCGGCGCGCGTCGCCGAGCAGGGACGTCCGAACGTCCTGCTGATCATCTCCGACGACTTGAACACGCGCCTTGGAACCTATGGCGGCGCGGCGCTGACCCCGAACATCGACCGGCTGGCCAGCGAAGGCGTGCGGTTCGATCAAGCCTATTCGCAGTTTCCCTGGTGCGCGCCCAGCCGAGCCTCGTTCCTGACCGGACTGCGTCCTTCCGCGGTGGGTGTGCTGGACCTGCACACGCCACTCCGCAACAAGGTCGCCGACCTCGTCACCCTGCCCGAGTACTTCCGCCAGAGCGGCTACTTCACGGCGCGCTCGGGCAAGATTTTCCACCAGGAAGTGCCGAGCGGCGTCGGCCATGCGGGACCTGACGATCCGCAGTCGTGGAACGTGGCGCTGAACCCCGCCGGCCGTGACCTGCCGCTCGAACCGAAGATGCACAATCTGACGCCTGGTCTGGGACGGGGCTCGACCCTGGGCTGGCTGGACGGCGACGGTCCCGACAACGCCTATACCGACGGCAAGGTGGCCGACGACGTGATCGCGCTGCTGTCGCGCCAGAAGACCGGCGGCCAGCCGTTCTTCATCGCCGCCGGCTTCTATCGTCCGCACACGCCGGAGATCTCGCCCAAGGCCTATTTCGAGCGCTATCCCCAGGCCTCGATCGCGACGACGCCCGTCAAGGACGCCACCAAGCCGCTGGACATCACCAGCGCCTGGTCGCCAGACGACTTCGGCATGAACACCGAGGAACAGAAGGCCTTCATCCGCGCCTACTACGCCTCGACCTCGTACATGGACGCCCAGGTCGGCCGGATCCTGGAGGCCCTGAAGGCGCGGGGTCTGGATCGGAACACCATCGTCGTCTTCGTCAGCGACCACGGCTTCCTGCTTGGCGAGCATCATCAGTGGATGAAGAACGTCCTCTGGGAACAGTCGACGCGCGTCCCCCTGATCATTCGGGCGCCCGGCATGGCCGGGAACGGCGGCCAGAGCGGCAAGCTGGTCGAGCTGGTCGATCTGTTCCCCACGCTCGTCGACCTGGCCGGGCTCAAGCCCGTCGCCGCCAACCAAGGCTCCAGCATGGCCGGGCTGCTGAAGGACCCCGGCGATAAGGCCTGGGACAAGCCCGCCTTCAGCCAGATCGCCGGCGGGCGCAGCGTGCGAAGTGGCCCGTGGCGCTACACCGAGTGGCAGGCGGGAAAGCTGGGGCGCGAACTCTACAACGTCGAGCAGGATCCTCAGGAGGCCCGCAACCTGGTCGACGACCCGGCCAATGCCGCGGTGATCGCGCGCCTCAGCGCCATGCTGCCCAAGGATGTCGAGGTCCGGCGCAAGCCGCTGGCCTACGATCCCGCGGCCGATTGCCTGCACATGCCGCCGAATCTGGCCAAGGCGGTCGGCACGGCGTGCCAGGCCAGGCTCGATCCATGA